The genomic region TTTGTTCTGATCGGAAATGACTTCGCCATCGCCAAGCAGGGCGGTCAATTCCTCGAAACGGTCCTGGAGGATGTCCAGCTTATTGAGCAGTGACGCTTTCATTGCGGTTTCTTATCCGAAAAGCTATCCGATGAGCCCTCACCGAGGGCAAAGAGTTCCTGGGCCATGGCCAGCGCATCGAGGCGGCCTTCGGCAGAGAGCTTTTTCAATTGCACGCTTGGAGCATGCAAGAGTTTGTTGGTCAGGCCACGGGCCAGTTGCACCAGCACGTCCTCGGCACTGCTGCCGTTGGCGAGCATACGCTGGGCCTTCTGCAATTCTTCGTCGCGCAAGCGCTCGCTTTGTTGACGATAAGCCTTGAGCACATCCACCGCCGCCAGTTCGCGCAGGCGAACCATGAAATCTTCGGCACCGACCGATACCATCTCTTCGGCCGCCTGGGCGGCGCCCTGACGGCTTTTGAGGTTTTCGGCGACCACTTCGTGGAGATCGTCGACGCTATACAGGTAAACGTCATCCAACTCGCCGACTTCCGGCTCGATATCCCGAGGGACTGCGATATCCACCATGAAAATCGGCTTGTGCTTACGCAATTTCAAGGCGCTTTCCACCGCGCCTTTACCGAGAATAGGCAACTGGCTGGCGGTGGAACTGATGACGATGTCGCTGCGCACCAGTTCTGTCGGGATGTCCGAGAGCAACACCGCGTGGGCGCCAAACTGCTCGGCCAGGGTGCTTGCGCGCTCCAGGGTGCGGTTGGCGACCACGATTCGCTTCACGCCCAGCTCATGCAGATGGCGGGCGACCAGGGTGATGGTCTCGCCGGCGCCGATCAACAAGGCCTGGCTGCGTTGCAAATCACTGAAAATCTGTTTCGCCAGGCTGACCGCGGCAAACGCCACCGACACCGGGTTTTCACCGATAGCGGTGTCGGTTCGCACCTGTTTGGCCGCATTGAACGTAGCCTGGAACAAACGCCCGAGCAGCGGACCGATGGTGCCCGCCTCGCGAGCCACGGCGTAGGCCGATTTCATCTGGCCGAGAATCTGTGGTTCACCCAACACCAGCGAATCGAGCCCGGAGGCGACCCGCATCATGTGACGAACTGCCGCATCATCTTCGTGCACATAAGCGCTTGCGCGCAGCTCATCGAGACTCAAATGATGATAATCGGCCAGCCAGCGCAGCACGATGTCAGCCGAAAGGTGATCCTGTTCTATATACAGTTCACTGCGATTGCAGGTGGAGAGGATCGCAGCTTCGCGGCTGTCG from Pseudomonas sp. GGS8 harbors:
- the hemA gene encoding glutamyl-tRNA reductase, yielding MAFLALGINHKTASVDVRERVAFTPEQLVEALQQLCRLTDSREAAILSTCNRSELYIEQDHLSADIVLRWLADYHHLSLDELRASAYVHEDDAAVRHMMRVASGLDSLVLGEPQILGQMKSAYAVAREAGTIGPLLGRLFQATFNAAKQVRTDTAIGENPVSVAFAAVSLAKQIFSDLQRSQALLIGAGETITLVARHLHELGVKRIVVANRTLERASTLAEQFGAHAVLLSDIPTELVRSDIVISSTASQLPILGKGAVESALKLRKHKPIFMVDIAVPRDIEPEVGELDDVYLYSVDDLHEVVAENLKSRQGAAQAAEEMVSVGAEDFMVRLRELAAVDVLKAYRQQSERLRDEELQKAQRMLANGSSAEDVLVQLARGLTNKLLHAPSVQLKKLSAEGRLDALAMAQELFALGEGSSDSFSDKKPQ